One segment of Desmodus rotundus isolate HL8 chromosome 6, HLdesRot8A.1, whole genome shotgun sequence DNA contains the following:
- the LOC112299900 gene encoding protein S100-A10-like: MPSQMEHAMETLVFTFYKVAGDKGRLKDDLRELTEKELPGVLENHKDPVATNKITKDLDQCQDSRVGFQSLFSLIAGLTLTCNDYF; this comes from the coding sequence ATGCCATCTCAAATGGAACACGCCATGGAAACCTTGGTGTTCACATTTTACAAAGTTGCTGGGGATAAAGGCCGCTTAAAGGACGACCTGAGAGAGCTCACGGAAAAGGAGCTTCCTGGAGTTTTGGAAAATCATAAAGACCCTGTGGccacaaataaaataacaaaggacCTGGACCAGTGCCAAGACAGCAGAGTGGGCTTCCAGAGCCTCTTTTCACTAATTGCTGGGCTCACTCTCACGTGCAATGACTATTTTTAG